In Caldisericaceae bacterium, a single window of DNA contains:
- a CDS encoding metallopeptidase family protein has translation MENDVFLVVKKIVKDVINSLPNDFKNNLKNVEFIIEDFPSRNFLNELHLTNSIPFGLYVGIPLNKRGANYNWVLPDRIHIFIEPILRVSRAEGISFETKVRKVLLHEIGHYFGLGEEDLRRLGVY, from the coding sequence GTGGAAAATGACGTCTTTTTAGTTGTAAAAAAAATAGTTAAGGACGTAATTAATTCTTTACCTAACGATTTTAAAAACAATCTTAAAAATGTTGAGTTTATAATCGAAGACTTTCCTTCAAGAAACTTTCTTAATGAACTTCATTTAACTAATAGTATTCCCTTTGGTCTCTATGTGGGTATTCCTCTAAACAAAAGAGGCGCAAATTACAATTGGGTTTTACCTGATAGAATCCATATCTTTATTGAACCTATTTTGAGGGTATCAAGAGCGGAAGGTATTTCTTTTGAAACAAAGGTTAGGAAAGTCCTTTTGCATGAAATAGGGCATTATTTTGGATTAGGAGAGGAAGATTTACGTAGGCTTGGTGTTTATTAA